In Macrobrachium nipponense isolate FS-2020 chromosome 15, ASM1510439v2, whole genome shotgun sequence, a single genomic region encodes these proteins:
- the LOC135195009 gene encoding dolichyl-diphosphooligosaccharide--protein glycosyltransferase subunit DAD1-like, giving the protein MSHFAIASSARGTKTAAMSSTSLVVVLKNFYEEYMKNTPKKLKIVDAYLFYVLLTGVIQFVYCCLVGTFPFNSFLSGFICTVGCFVLGVSLRLQANPQNKMQFLGISPERGFADFIFAHIILHLVTVNFIG; this is encoded by the exons atgagtcattttgccatcgcgtcgtctgctc gtggTACCAAAACTGCAGCCATGTCTTCAACCTCTCTAGTTGTTGTTCTGAAGAACTTTTatgaagaatatatgaaaaatacccCCAAGAAGTTGAAGATTGTTGATGCTTATCTGTTCTATGTCCTGCTCACTGGAGTTATTCAATTTGTATATTGCTGCCTCGTTGGAACTTTCCCTTTCAACTCTTTCCTATCAGGATTCATATGTACGGTTGGGTGTTTTGTTTTAGGAG TGAGTTTACGACTTCAAGCAAACCCTCAGAATAAGATGCAGTTTCTTGGGATTTCTCCAGAGCGTGGTTTTGCAGACTTCATTTTTGCACACATCATCCTCCATCTTGTTACTGTCAACTTCATTGGATAA